In Thermus aquaticus, the sequence GACGGCCACCGGCAGAAGCCTGGCCGTGAGGGGGTTCAGGGAGAGGCCGGCGTAGACCAAGAGGGCCAGGCCCAAAAGGGCCAGGAAGAGGGTCTCCCAGGGCTTGACCAGGCCCCGGGGCAGGTGGCGGTCCTTGGTCCTGGGGTTCAGGGCGTCTATGGGCCAGTCTATGAGGCGGTTTAGGGCCATGGCCATGGTCCTGGCCCCCACCATGGCCAGGGTCACCAGGAAAAAGGTGCGCCACCCCGGCCACCCTCCCGCCGCCAGGAGCATCCCCCCGTAGGCGAAGGGGAGGGCGAAGAGGGTGTGCTCAAAGCGGATGAGCTCCAGGTAAAGCTTGAGGCGGCTCACCCTCGGCGCACCTCGAGGATCCGGTTTCTCTCGTCCACTAGGACCACGGTGGGCTTCAGGCTCCTGGCCTCCTCTTCCTCAAAGACCCCGTAGGCCACCAGGATGACCAGGTCCCCCGGGCGCACCAGGTGGGCGGCGGCCCCGTTGATCTTGATCTCCCCCGAGCCCCGTTCCCCGGGCAGGGCGTAGGTGGTGAGCCGGGCCCCGTTGGTGATGTCGTAGATGTCCACCTGCTCGTAGGGGAGGATCCCGGCGGCCTCCAGAAGCTCCTGGTCCACGGTTACCGAGCCCACGTAGTGGAGGTCGGCCTCGGTCACCCTGGCCCGGTGGATCTTGGCGTGGAACATCACGCGCCTCACGAAAGGCGAGTTTACTCCTCCCCTTCCGCCTTGGGAAGCGTGCCCTCCACGAAGAGGGTCTTGGCCCCGGTGTAGAGGACCTGGCCCGGCGCCGCCTTCCTGGGCCGCCAGACGTGCTTCTTCCTGGTGTAGTCCACGGGCACCTGGGCCTCCCCCCGGGCCTTGGAGTGGTAGGCGGCCAGCCTGGCGGCGAAGAGGAGGTCCTCCAGGGGCGGGTTCTTGCCTTCGGCCTTCAGGATCACGTGGCTTCCCGGCACCCCCTGGGCGTGGAACCAGAGGTCCTCCGAGTGGGCCAGGCGGGTGAGGAGGTCGTTTTCCTTGGCGTTCCTTCCCACCAGGACGGAAAAGCCCGAAGGGGAGGTGTAGCGGAGGCCAAGCCGGGCCTCCCTTTCCTTCTTGGGCCTTCTGGTGAGGGCGAGGAGCTCCTCCAGATCGGCCTCCTTCAGGCGTTCCTCTTCCTTTTCCAGGGCCGCTATTTTGGCCTCGGTTTTGGGGATCAGCTCCAGGGCCCTTTCCGAAAGCTCTTCCAGGCGCCGGGCCCGTTCGTAGAGCTTCTTGGCGTTCTCCTGGGGGCTTAGGGCGGGGTCCAGGGGGATTTCCATGGGCTTGCCGTCAAACCCCGTAAGGCGCACCCTTTCCGCTCCCTTGGGCACCTCCTTGAGGCGGGCGAGGAGGAGGTCGGCCATGGCCCGAAGCCTTCCTGCTTCCTCCAGGCGCTCCAGGGCCTTATGGTAGTCGGAAAGCCTGGCGAGAAGCGTCCGCTTCTCCCGCTCCAGGGCCTCGAGGAGGGGCCTCCTCAGGGCCTCCTTCTCCTCCTCGGCCCACCTTTTCCTCAGCTCCTCGGAAAGGGCGGTGCGCAAAGAGGGGTCTTCCACCAGGCTCTTCAGGGCCCCGTAGACCCGCTTTAAGCCCTCCTCGTCCAGCGGGGTTTCCGGCGTGAGGCCCGCCCGGCGGGCCAGCTCCCGCATGAGCTCCAGGCCCACCCCGTCCACCAGGCGGACGATCTCCTTGAGGGGCTTACCCAGGAGGGGGCGGAGGTCCTCCTCCTTTAGGGTTCTCGGGTCCAGCTTCTCGTAGGGGGGCGGGGGGGTGTAGGGGAGGCCCGGGCGGAGCTCCCGGTAGCGGTTCACCTCCTTGGTGATGACCCGGTCCACCCCCAATATGGTCCCCGCCTCGTCCAGGAGGAGGAGGTTGGCGTTCCTGCCGGTGGCCTCCAGGACCAGGACCGAAGGGGGGGTGTCCACGAAGCCCTTTTCCCCGGCGAAGCGGAAGAAGACCACCCGGTCCAGCTTGAGCTGGCGGGCCTCCACCAAAGGCCCCTTGACCCGGGCGGAGAGCTGGCGTTGGAAGGGGGTCTTGGGCTCACCCAAAAGGGTCGCTTCCTCCAGGACCAGGCTGGGGGAGGGGGGGCGGTAGTGGAGGACCAGGTTGAAGATCCGCCCCGACCGCCCCTTGAGGAGGATGGCCGCCGTGCCCTCGTCGGGGAAGGCCAGGCCCAGGTTCGGGGCGGGGAGCTCCTTCTCTAGCTCCCGCAGGACGGCGTGGATCAGGAGACCTTCCATTTTCTGAAGGCCACCAGAAAGGCCGTGTGGGCCACCTGGTGGAAGCGGGGATGGGCCACGGGCAGGCGCACCTCCCACTCCCGCCAGCCCACCTCCATGACCCTATGGAGGGCCAGGGGCAGGCCCTCGGCCTTGGCGATGAGCTCCAGGGCCTGGGTGATGTTGGGCAGGTAGGCCACCAGGAAGCGGTCGGGCTTCAGGGCCTCCGCCGCCACCCCTAGGACGGCCCAGGGCTCCATCAGGTCCAGGGCTACGCCGTCGTAGGCCTCCTTCTCCAGGCTGGCCTCCTCTAGGCTCCCTTCGTGGAAGCGGATGTTGTCCGCCTGCCAGAAGGCCCGCACGTTCTCCACCGCCTGCTTCAGGTGGTGGGGGCGCTTCTCGTAGGTGTCCACGAGCCCACTAGGCCCCACGGCCCGGGCCAGGAAGAGGGTGAGCCCCCCGGACCCCGTCCCCGCCTCCAGGACCCGCATGCCCGGGGCCAGGTCCAGAAGGGTCAGGATGGCGCTGGCGTCCTTGGGGTAGGTGGGGGTGGCGCTCCTTTTCATGTGGAGGACGTACTCCTCCAGGGTGGGCCGGTGGACGGAGAGGGGCTCCCCCAGGTGGGTCTGCACCCGCCCCCCGGGGCCGGCCTCGAGGATGGCCTCGTGGGGCACCGTCCCCCGGTGGTGGTGAAAGACCCCACCGGGCCTGAGGCGCACCAGGAAGGCGCGCCCCTTTTGGTCTTTGAGGAGAACGAGCCCGCCTTCCACCCCGCCCACTTTAGCGGGCGAGCTCCAGGTAGTCCAGAACCTGGGCCAGGTCAAAGGGGTTGGGCACCTTGTAGGGCCCGGCGAAGACCGTGGGGGTTCCCCTAAGGCCCAGGCGCAGGGCCAAAGCCCGCTCCTCTTCCACCCGCTTCCGCACCTCCGGGCTTTGCAGGCAGCGGGCAAAGGCCTCCTGGTCCAGGCCCAGGGCCCGGGCCAGGCCCAGGTAGTCCCCGAGCCTGCCCGCCATGAGGAGGTCGTGGTAGGGCCAGAAGGCCCCCTGCTCCTGGGCGCACTCGCTGGCGTGGGCGGCGGGGAGGGCCTCGGGGTGGATCTCGGT encodes:
- the panD gene encoding aspartate 1-decarboxylase, with protein sequence MFHAKIHRARVTEADLHYVGSVTVDQELLEAAGILPYEQVDIYDITNGARLTTYALPGERGSGEIKINGAAAHLVRPGDLVILVAYGVFEEEEARSLKPTVVLVDERNRILEVRRG
- a CDS encoding Rqc2 family fibronectin-binding protein, which translates into the protein MEGLLIHAVLRELEKELPAPNLGLAFPDEGTAAILLKGRSGRIFNLVLHYRPPSPSLVLEEATLLGEPKTPFQRQLSARVKGPLVEARQLKLDRVVFFRFAGEKGFVDTPPSVLVLEATGRNANLLLLDEAGTILGVDRVITKEVNRYRELRPGLPYTPPPPYEKLDPRTLKEEDLRPLLGKPLKEIVRLVDGVGLELMRELARRAGLTPETPLDEEGLKRVYGALKSLVEDPSLRTALSEELRKRWAEEEKEALRRPLLEALEREKRTLLARLSDYHKALERLEEAGRLRAMADLLLARLKEVPKGAERVRLTGFDGKPMEIPLDPALSPQENAKKLYERARRLEELSERALELIPKTEAKIAALEKEEERLKEADLEELLALTRRPKKEREARLGLRYTSPSGFSVLVGRNAKENDLLTRLAHSEDLWFHAQGVPGSHVILKAEGKNPPLEDLLFAARLAAYHSKARGEAQVPVDYTRKKHVWRPRKAAPGQVLYTGAKTLFVEGTLPKAEGEE
- a CDS encoding tRNA (adenine-N1)-methyltransferase, whose translation is MGGVEGGLVLLKDQKGRAFLVRLRPGGVFHHHRGTVPHEAILEAGPGGRVQTHLGEPLSVHRPTLEEYVLHMKRSATPTYPKDASAILTLLDLAPGMRVLEAGTGSGGLTLFLARAVGPSGLVDTYEKRPHHLKQAVENVRAFWQADNIRFHEGSLEEASLEKEAYDGVALDLMEPWAVLGVAAEALKPDRFLVAYLPNITQALELIAKAEGLPLALHRVMEVGWREWEVRLPVAHPRFHQVAHTAFLVAFRKWKVS